In Erigeron canadensis isolate Cc75 chromosome 8, C_canadensis_v1, whole genome shotgun sequence, the DNA window AGTGGCTTTTGGCTGTTAGCTCCAACTTCTTGAACCATTTCATTAAACTTCTCGTTGATTGCTTGTGAGCTTCTAATGTACCTTATGCTTTCCCGGACCTTGCAGATTACTGAATTAAAAGCTTCTAGACAATCTTTAACCATTATTTTGATGAGATTTGCTGCACATCTGACTTCAAATAATTGACCATTACATAAAAGAAAGCGATTTTCTGCTAAGTGTTCTCTTATCTTACAAACAATATTGTCATGAACTGGACAACTATCACAAGTCATTGAAAACAACTTTCGGTCGATATCCCATTCCATTAATCTTGACATTATAGCTTCAGAGACCATGTCGTCCGTTTGAAAAGGGTCAACCTGTACAAAACTCAAAACCTTCTTTTTTAAAGCCCAAGTATCATCAACTGAATGTGCTGTCAAACATAAGTACCTAGCCTCTCCTTTTGCAGCCCATGTGTCAACACTCAAACTGATTTTTCCGGGAAGATTATCAAACATTTCacacactttttgtttctcttttatgTAAATTTCCTTACAGTCAGCCGCTATTCCATCGAGTGTAGTGAGCTCAAACAACGGTTGAAGTTTCCTAACAAATACTTTGAATCCAACATGCTCCACCATAGCCAGAGGATACCCATGTAAGATAATCATGCGAGCAAGATCATATCGACTCCTTTTGTAATCAAAGTGACCACTTGCCAAACTAACAAGACCCTCTTTTAATGGGCTTTGTTCATATTTAGGAGTAATCAGGTTGGGGATTTCAGTTTTTATTTGATCATGGTCGTACGTGAGAGTTACTGGGGTTAAAGatgcttcttttttctttccttttgatAGTATCATTTGAGATACGTCATGATTTGTTCTTCTGCGACATCTGATTAAGTGATTTCTTAGATGTGATGTTCCACTGGTACTTGAACCACTGAGTTTTTTCTTACAATGCTTACAAACGGCAACACATGCATCACCTCTTTTCACACGATCAAAATCTTTCCATACTGCTGATTTCAATCTACTACAATCAATTAGTATAGTCTCCTCAGACAACTCCATTGAAACTGCATATTCATCCAAATAAAAGCACATATgtgaatatttaatataatcCAACTGACCCTAGAACTCTAGAAGATGCCACTCTATTTATTGATAATAGTGGGATGCTATTTTGCCACTATTCATAACATAAACGACCAGTCAAAGAAAAAGATCCCGTACACTAAAGAAAAAGAGCAATGGACAACATAGAAGGTTGTTTGCATAAATAACAAACTACTTTCTCGTTGGTCTCATTACAGTCATTGTACTTTTTAGTGTAAGTCCAAATCATTAAAAGATTATTTGACGCTTTTGTTCATTTTATTAACAATGCGCTGGTTTTGAAAATGTTACTCTTTAATTCAAAAGACAGTAAATCCATGTATAGAACTGTTGGGAGTATATAAACGTTCAAACTTATACATAAATGATAAATTCACAGTTACAGTACCCCAAATGGAATAGATAGCCATCTTTAAACAGGTGTGCAATTGTAAAAGTATGTTGGTATTTTATGCAGCAAATTGAAACACTAATAGATAACCTCTTCTACTTACCATGAAACCAAAGTATGGTTCAATATTAAGGCCATCAAAATATGgtaaaatttataaagatgtTGCATTGGATtgagtatatatgtatgtatataagcgaaagattaaaatttatacaaaacataaacacttTAATCCCAACTCATACTCACCAGCATTATCTAACAAGcaaataataaacattaataacatatcttaaaaaaacacatattagAAAATGGAAAGAACTAATTTGAAAGAGTAAGAACCCCAAAAACCCAAGAAATACCTGACCCATATGTTAAAACCCAAACT includes these proteins:
- the LOC122578420 gene encoding zinc finger BED domain-containing protein RICESLEEPER 1-like yields the protein MELSEETILIDCSRLKSAVWKDFDRVKRGDACVAVCKHCKKKLSGSSTSGTSHLRNHLIRCRRRTNHDVSQMILSKGKKKEASLTPVTLTYDHDQIKTEIPNLITPKYEQSPLKEGLVSLASGHFDYKRSRYDLARMIILHGYPLAMVEHVGFKVFVRKLQPLFELTTLDGIAADCKEIYIKEKQKVCEMFDNLPGKISLSVDTWAAKGEARYLCLTAHSVDDTWALKKKVLSFVQVDPFQTDDMVSEAIMSRLMEWDIDRKLFSMTCDSCPVHDNIVCKIREHLAENRFLLCNGQLFEVRCAANLIKIMVKDCLEAFNSVICKVRESIRYIRSSQAINEKFNEMVQEVGANSQKPLYLDNPHHWNSTYIMLGAAVEYREAFSRLQEQDTSYTTCPSDDEWNQASTVTSFLKVFVDAATVFAATKIPTANIYFPEVCSIHLNLIDWCQSRDEYISSLSMKMKTKFDEYWKKCSLALAVAAILDPRFKMKLIEYYYPQIYGGDSPDCVDIVSNCMRALYNGHDVYSTLASHSQVGGSNGGKDTRDRLTGFDRFLHETSQSQNVKSDLDKYLEEPLFPRNVDFNVLNWWKVHTPRYPVLSTMARNILGIPMSNVSLDSVFDITDRVLDQHRSSLSADTLQSLICTQDWIGLEDSKSCSSSSALAICYDAS